From Malus sylvestris chromosome 1, drMalSylv7.2, whole genome shotgun sequence:
aagaatgtaagcaagaaaagtgcattgtACCTTTAGCTTACGGAGGGATCCAGTTATTTCTTCAGACAAGAGGACTTGAATCGGGGCAGGCTCGAACCTGTAATAGAAGGATTACAAAAAGgaagataaaaacaaaaatgatacTAAAGGCGTGAGAGAGAAAGCATTGCTTAAGACATACTTATGCTTCCCCAGTCGTGGGGGGCATGACTTTCGTTTTTCTTCCTTAGCTACAACTCGTCGAAGATGTCTTTTATGCCTCTCCTCGTCCTCTTTAGCTATTTCCTCAATGATATCTGGTAAGCTGTGACCAAAGGACAAAGCAATTCTTAGAGTGTAATCTTCACCAGCATACTCTAGAGACAAAAGTTGTATAAGTAATAACCCATCAATTTCTTTAGAAAGCTTCTTGGCCTCTCTCGCTTCTGCTTCCTTTTTAAGCTGTTCTTTACGCCTAGCTCTCTTATTTAAGACGACTGTTGTCaccctctttgtttttaaaGGCCTGCACCATGTTTTTTCAAGCAACATGAATCGTGGCATTTTAGTTTTGATGGCCTTATAATGCATGGAACAGAATATTAgcaaaggtcgtacccagtgcacaaggctcccgctttacgcagggagaggtgaatgtcggctagccttacccccatttatggagaggctgctcccaagtctcgaacccgagacctactgcTCATTGGGCTCACCTTTTCTCGGATGCAGCATCCCCATTCTCATCCAAATTTTCTTGATTCATATCATCATCAGTGCCTTCATCTGCCTCGAGAAAATACATCTAATAAAGTAGATTGGTCCCGTAAGGTTCACAGTTatgtacaaaaaaattaaactaacaTAAAATATTTGTCGTTATGACTTCATGTCTATCTGGTTTATTGTGACAAAAATGATAGGAACAAAAGACACTcacttcttcttcatcaacagcctCCCCAGGAACGGTTAAAGGAACCGGTTGAGGTCCTAGCTCTTTTTTATAGACTTTCCCCATTTCTTCTGCAACAGCATGAGCCGATGTTTCCTGGATTGAGAAAACGAGGCAAAGATGAGAGAACTTTATGCCATACAAGCTAAAAGGTTAACCAAAAAAAAGTACCAAATGGCAGATATTAAGAAATTACCTGATGACTTTCAATTGTGGGATTGAATGAGGATCCCGGAGGCTCAACTTCTACGGCAGGAATAATTGATGgcttcttcatcttcaaaaattcaataaaatctaTCAACTAAGAGCCATGGAATGTTTGCTAAAACTGTGACTATTCAAACAATAACACAGCAGCCAAATGCTGCTTCAGATTCTATATGACTCCTAGATAAGATGCGATCCATGATGCATCTTAGCGCATTACCACTAGTGGAATTAGAGTTACAGAAACAGACAAGAACCAATATGAACAACAATATGATCATATTCTTGAACTTAAACGACAAGCCTTACCTTCTTGGTTTTTTTGTTGTCGTCACCTGCATGAGAGTTAAAAACAGTCAATGTAATGCACAGAACCgtataataaaagaaaaaaaaaagtaataaaatagtGGAAACAATGCCATAGATGTTAAGGTTGAGAAACCTGTATATCCCCATAATTCAGCCATGCCAGAATGTGAGACAGAACCCTGTGAGATttcaaactaaaattaatacaaAACCGCTAGAACTAGATAACATCTGcagttttacatataacaacTGACCTTAGGACTCCATTCAGATCCATCCATCAGTTCTGGAACCTTTTTATGTGCTTTCTTGGATTTCTTCAGTGTCGAAGAAGGTACTGGTTGTACAAATGGGTTTTTCTGTAGCATGCTCTCAACGTGGAGTACTTTCTGTCTATGTTtttcaatcttcctcttcaccGAAAGATCTGGTCAGACCAAAGCACACAAGTTCAGTTCCACTAACTAAAGAAAATGAGTAAGAAAACAGAGAgcataaaacaaaagaaaggaactGAACTGGACCAAACTAGTAAGTATACTTATCAATCAGTGCCCATTTGACTCACTCCAGATTTCTATACAGTAATCAAACCCGGATTGAATACAATGAGATTCTTTCGGAGCTTTAAACGACGGATTGACTAAGAGTCTAATccttaaacaaaaattcaagctAAATTCTATCCAAATCCAAGCATAATCTAGAAAATCTACCACTCTAAGAGTGGATTCCCATTCTCTTTCCCACCAAGCAAAATGGCCCTCATTTTCTTCcggaaaacaagaaaaaaaacggTTCTTCGTAAAATATCAGAGTTTGTTTCACCATCACATGAAGTTAAAGAAAGCTCTTTTAACAGAAAATGCAGCAAACCAATCAAATTTACAACACACAATAATGTGAAATTCCAATAAAACTCTTCCATTTATTCGTTGGCTTCGTATTTCGATAAGTTTAAACCACAAACCCCAGCACAAAACAAATTCTAATTTCCGCACCAATTCACCTCACAAGTCCTTAGAAACCGAATTAATTCAATGTCAACCAGCTTGCAATTGCAGGAAAAGGGGATGATTGGAAACTTTGGAAAACCCAAAAG
This genomic window contains:
- the LOC126633835 gene encoding ribosome biogenesis protein NOP53-like, producing MGKKAKTSRKGKKAWRANISTDDIHDFFEQSTKDALSGGSLASAPAESLFFEDKSKDLSVKRKIEKHRQKVLHVESMLQKNPFVQPVPSSTLKKSKKAHKKVPELMDGSEWSPKGSVSHSGMAELWGYTGDDNKKTKKMKKPSIIPAVEVEPPGSSFNPTIESHQETSAHAVAEEMGKVYKKELGPQPVPLTVPGEAVDEEEMYFLEADEGTDDDMNQENLDENGDAASEKRPLKTKRVTTVVLNKRARRKEQLKKEAEAREAKKLSKEIDGLPDIIEEIAKEDEERHKRHLRRVVAKEEKRKSCPPRLGKHKFEPAPIQVLLSEEITGSLRKLKGCSTLVKDRFKSLEKRGLIPPKPNKRK